Proteins found in one candidate division TA06 bacterium genomic segment:
- the ispE gene encoding 4-(cytidine 5'-diphospho)-2-C-methyl-D-erythritol kinase, translated as MEASIKLKAYAKLNLHLEVLGKRPDGYHDLWSIFHLVSLYDELKFEPLENGRIILTCNNDHLPVNEKNLVVKAARLLQGYLKDHVILRKTTCLPSEESFEDPSACQAISPTQGDTLQGDRLPGAKITLTKNIPIGAGLGGGSSDAAAALQGLPKLWGMEISSPELHRMALGLGSDVPYFLQGGTALVTGRGEKIKPLDWKQAYHFVIVYPGFGVSTAWAYKNLKIPLTKGPGFSKMINYGPSLGPEPGQLAISLCNDLEKAVIPSHPQIDQIKQELVQSGALGALMSGSGSSVFGIFPDSGSARQAALKLKLQWPCCFYAGSQRS; from the coding sequence ATGGAAGCATCCATCAAACTAAAAGCCTATGCCAAGCTCAATCTTCACCTTGAAGTGCTGGGCAAACGCCCCGATGGGTATCACGACCTTTGGTCCATTTTCCATCTGGTCTCGCTTTACGACGAACTCAAATTCGAACCATTGGAGAACGGGCGGATAATTTTAACCTGCAATAACGACCACCTGCCCGTCAACGAAAAAAATTTGGTGGTCAAGGCCGCCCGGCTGCTGCAGGGTTATCTAAAGGACCATGTCATTCTGAGAAAGACTACCTGTTTACCCTCCGAAGAATCATTTGAAGATCCTTCGGCTTGTCAAGCAATAAGCCCTACACAGGGTGACACTCTGCAAGGTGACAGGTTGCCCGGCGCAAAAATAACCCTTACCAAGAACATCCCCATCGGAGCTGGCCTGGGCGGCGGATCTTCGGATGCCGCAGCCGCCCTGCAGGGTTTGCCAAAACTCTGGGGAATGGAGATCAGCAGTCCTGAATTGCACCGGATGGCGCTGGGACTGGGCTCGGACGTCCCATACTTTCTGCAGGGCGGCACGGCCCTGGTCACCGGAAGGGGCGAAAAGATCAAACCATTGGATTGGAAGCAGGCCTACCATTTCGTGATAGTCTATCCCGGGTTCGGGGTCTCCACTGCCTGGGCCTACAAAAACCTTAAAATACCATTGACAAAAGGGCCCGGATTTAGTAAAATGATTAATTATGGTCCGTCTTTGGGGCCGGAACCGGGACAATTGGCAATATCTCTATGCAACGATCTGGAAAAAGCGGTGATACCCTCCCATCCCCAGATAGATCAGATCAAACAAGAACTTGTCCAAAGCGGCGCCCTGGGCGCCCTGATGTCCGGCAGCGGTTCCTCGGTCTTCGGCATATTTCCCGATTCCGGTTCCGCCCGCCAGGCCGCATTAAAATTGAAATTGCAATGGCCCTGCTGCTTTTACGCCGGCAGTCAGAGATCCTAA
- a CDS encoding Crp/Fnr family transcriptional regulator codes for MAGQEFERSLKAGELLFKQGDPGNEMFLIRSGKIKITRSAGSVEKTLAVLKEGDFFGEMAVIDGSPRSAAATAIEETKLMIVDREAFNSQLKNNPMIAYVLETMSRRLRETNKQVEFLLIRDEMRRVVAMLVSMAKERGASTPDGVVIDFPYDYATLGGMVGMEAHKTEEIIKKLLSLNLIKIEDRKLIMPSLNDIDEYLRYITLKEKFSS; via the coding sequence ATGGCTGGGCAGGAATTCGAAAGATCGCTTAAGGCCGGAGAACTGCTATTCAAGCAGGGCGACCCCGGCAACGAGATGTTCCTCATCCGTTCCGGAAAGATCAAGATCACCCGCTCGGCCGGGTCCGTGGAGAAAACCCTGGCGGTGCTCAAGGAGGGTGACTTCTTCGGCGAGATGGCGGTGATCGACGGCAGCCCGCGATCGGCTGCGGCCACGGCCATCGAGGAGACCAAGCTGATGATAGTGGACCGGGAGGCCTTCAACTCACAGCTTAAGAACAACCCCATGATAGCCTATGTGCTGGAGACCATGTCCCGGCGCCTGAGGGAGACCAACAAGCAGGTGGAATTCCTCCTGATCCGCGACGAGATGCGGAGGGTGGTGGCCATGCTGGTCTCCATGGCCAAGGAACGGGGAGCCAGCACCCCGGACGGCGTGGTGATAGATTTTCCCTACGATTACGCCACCCTGGGCGGGATGGTGGGAATGGAGGCCCACAAGACCGAGGAGATCATCAAGAAGCTTTTGAGCCTGAACCTGATCAAGATAGAGGACCGCAAGCTGATCATGCCCAGCCTCAACGATATCGACGAATACCTCAGATACATCACCCTCAAGGAAAAATTCTCCTCATGA
- the thyA gene encoding thymidylate synthase has protein sequence MREYLDLVKYVLDNGTAQKNRTGVDTLSCFACFYQVDLQKGFPLLTTKKVNFDAMLHELFWYLSGQAHIRDLRAKTKIWDDWADGEGRLETAYGRFWRRFPVPSKGAEGEKWGSRWVTTDPETGDRTFDQIRYIIDILKEIRQNPAASNRRRMVVTAWHPGNAAESKLPPCHYTFCFSVIGGRLNCHLTQRSGDIALGIPFNLACYSLLTMMLAQETGFKPGSFAHTIIDAHIYANHIEGLKQQLTRGPKELPSVNIAAKPFFELNTSDIILEGYDPHPGIKFSVAV, from the coding sequence ATGCGCGAATATCTTGATCTGGTAAAATACGTACTGGACAACGGGACGGCGCAGAAGAACCGTACCGGAGTCGATACCTTGAGCTGCTTCGCCTGTTTCTACCAGGTCGATCTGCAGAAAGGCTTTCCCCTGCTGACCACAAAAAAAGTGAATTTCGACGCCATGCTGCATGAGCTTTTCTGGTACCTCAGCGGGCAGGCCCATATCCGCGATCTTAGAGCCAAGACCAAGATCTGGGACGACTGGGCCGACGGCGAAGGCCGACTGGAGACCGCTTATGGCAGGTTCTGGCGCAGGTTTCCCGTTCCCTCCAAAGGCGCTGAGGGTGAGAAGTGGGGCAGCCGCTGGGTCACCACCGATCCCGAGACCGGGGACAGGACCTTCGATCAGATCCGGTACATCATAGATATCTTAAAAGAAATCAGACAGAATCCGGCCGCTTCCAACCGGCGGCGGATGGTGGTGACGGCCTGGCATCCCGGGAACGCCGCCGAGAGCAAACTGCCGCCCTGTCATTACACCTTCTGTTTCAGTGTGATCGGTGGCCGGCTGAACTGCCACCTGACCCAGCGCTCCGGGGACATTGCCCTGGGCATACCTTTCAATCTGGCCTGCTATTCGCTGCTGACCATGATGCTGGCCCAGGAGACCGGATTCAAGCCGGGCAGTTTTGCTCATACCATCATCGACGCCCATATCTACGCCAATCACATAGAAGGGCTTAAACAGCAGCTGACCCGCGGTCCGAAAGAACTGCCCAGCGTAAACATAGCAGCCAAGCCGTTCTTTGAATTAAACACTTCTGACATTATATTGGAAGGGTACGATCCGCATCCAGGAATAAAATTTTCCGTTGCGGTATGA
- a CDS encoding dihydrofolate reductase, whose product MTIPEKIIVVAMTRDRVIGLNGRMPWHISDDLKLFKKITLGGTVIMGRTTFESIGKPLPGRNNIVVSATVKEIPGATVCQGFEKAVKKAEALGSKIFFIGGASIYKQALPLADAMHISWVNQEYAGDTHFPEFNPDLWQEKEKNEYPEFTHVLYQRK is encoded by the coding sequence ATGACCATTCCTGAAAAAATAATCGTTGTGGCCATGACCAGGGACCGGGTGATCGGCCTGAACGGCAGGATGCCCTGGCACATTTCCGATGACCTGAAGCTCTTTAAAAAGATAACCCTGGGCGGCACGGTGATCATGGGCCGCACCACTTTTGAATCCATCGGCAAGCCGCTGCCGGGACGGAACAACATAGTGGTCAGCGCCACGGTCAAGGAGATACCGGGAGCAACAGTCTGCCAGGGCTTCGAAAAAGCGGTTAAAAAGGCCGAAGCCCTTGGATCCAAAATATTTTTTATCGGCGGAGCCAGCATCTATAAACAAGCACTGCCTCTTGCAGATGCCATGCACATCTCCTGGGTCAATCAGGAATATGCAGGCGATACTCATTTCCCGGAATTTAACCCGGACCTCTGGCAGGAAAAGGAAAAGAATGAATATCCTGAATTTACCCACGTACTCTACCAGCGTAAATAA
- a CDS encoding DNRLRE domain-containing protein, giving the protein MKKVIMLLLAVMIIPVIVSAQMPDKNISQPQGQTLKDAVESKAKPEPQAQTITCPLVKDTWVYAFRPDSNYGNGYGWKDRTAKDKDLTVPKMFLGFGGADIKVILLQFDLSKLPKDKTPVKAEIKLYNDIAGSAAETRVTAKMITAPWEEMKVTWRNRPKWTSMIFSTQTLKGEINYGQGGKWYTWDALKLLNQWVSKGKINYGLALVPEGESGVDRDFICREYHGKEQFYPVLEVTYVKESPAKKPVSKDSKQ; this is encoded by the coding sequence ATGAAAAAGGTCATTATGCTATTGCTGGCCGTTATGATCATTCCGGTCATAGTGTCGGCCCAAATGCCAGACAAGAACATTTCCCAGCCTCAAGGTCAGACCTTAAAAGATGCCGTGGAATCCAAAGCCAAACCGGAACCACAGGCCCAGACCATTACCTGTCCGTTGGTCAAGGATACCTGGGTATATGCTTTCCGTCCAGATTCCAATTACGGCAACGGATACGGCTGGAAGGACCGCACTGCCAAAGATAAGGACTTGACCGTCCCCAAAATGTTTCTGGGATTCGGCGGCGCCGACATCAAGGTGATACTTCTGCAGTTCGATCTGTCAAAACTTCCCAAGGATAAGACGCCGGTGAAAGCGGAAATAAAACTTTATAATGATATTGCCGGGTCTGCAGCCGAAACCAGAGTAACCGCCAAGATGATAACAGCACCATGGGAGGAGATGAAGGTCACCTGGCGGAATAGACCCAAATGGACCTCCATGATATTTTCCACCCAAACCCTTAAGGGGGAAATTAATTACGGCCAAGGAGGGAAATGGTATACCTGGGATGCCTTGAAGCTGTTAAACCAATGGGTTTCCAAAGGTAAAATCAATTACGGGCTGGCTTTGGTGCCGGAAGGAGAGTCGGGAGTGGACCGCGATTTTATATGCCGGGAATATCATGGCAAGGAGCAGTTCTATCCAGTGCTGGAAGTGACTTACGTAAAAGAATCCCCGGCCAAGAAGCCGGTTTCCAAAGATTCCAAACAATAA
- a CDS encoding adenylosuccinate lyase, with protein MIERYTLPKMKAIWSEENKFQKWLEVELLACQAQAQLGNIPEDDLKNIQANARFQVERINQIEAEVHHDVIAFLTNLSENIGPSSRFVHMGMTSSDVLDTAWGVLMKEAGGVIIDGLQKLSAALRRKALEHKGTIMMGRSHGIHAEPTTMGLKFALWWQENQRNIGRMERAVSSAACGKISGAVGTFAHIDPKVEEFVCRELGLEPEPVSTQVVQRDRHAEYLCTLAVIAASLEKIALEIRHLQRTEVREAEEPFAKGQKGSSAMPHKKNPIICERICGLARLVRGNAMVGLENVALWHERDISHSSAERVIIPDSTIALDYMLNKAVWLIEGLTVFPQRMLKNIESSGGLIFSQALLLALVDKGFTREQAYAAVQRNAMQVWEQGGSLKELAMQDNEINQKISRAEIEEIFNIKKFLRNADHIYQRIELG; from the coding sequence ATGATCGAACGTTACACCCTTCCCAAGATGAAGGCCATCTGGAGCGAAGAGAACAAGTTCCAGAAATGGCTGGAGGTGGAGCTTTTGGCCTGCCAGGCCCAGGCCCAGCTGGGAAACATCCCGGAAGATGATCTCAAGAACATCCAGGCCAACGCCCGTTTTCAGGTGGAGAGGATCAACCAGATCGAGGCCGAGGTCCATCACGATGTGATCGCTTTTTTAACCAACCTGTCGGAGAATATCGGCCCGTCATCGCGCTTTGTCCACATGGGGATGACCTCGTCCGACGTGCTGGACACCGCCTGGGGGGTGCTGATGAAGGAGGCCGGAGGAGTGATCATCGACGGCCTGCAGAAGCTTTCGGCGGCCCTCCGGCGGAAGGCGCTGGAGCACAAGGGCACCATCATGATGGGGCGGAGCCACGGGATCCACGCCGAACCCACCACCATGGGGCTGAAGTTCGCCCTGTGGTGGCAGGAGAACCAGCGTAACATCGGCCGGATGGAGAGGGCAGTCAGCTCGGCGGCCTGCGGGAAGATATCCGGAGCGGTGGGCACCTTCGCCCACATCGACCCCAAGGTGGAGGAATTCGTCTGCCGGGAGCTGGGGCTGGAGCCGGAGCCGGTATCCACTCAGGTGGTCCAGCGCGACCGCCACGCCGAGTATCTGTGCACCCTGGCCGTGATCGCCGCCAGCCTGGAGAAGATAGCCCTGGAGATCCGCCACCTGCAGAGAACCGAGGTCCGGGAGGCCGAGGAACCTTTCGCCAAGGGTCAGAAGGGATCTTCGGCCATGCCCCACAAAAAGAACCCCATCATCTGCGAACGGATCTGCGGCCTGGCCCGGCTGGTCCGGGGCAATGCCATGGTGGGGCTGGAGAACGTGGCCCTGTGGCACGAGCGCGACATCTCGCACTCCTCGGCCGAGCGGGTGATAATCCCCGACAGCACCATTGCCCTGGATTACATGCTTAATAAGGCGGTCTGGCTGATAGAGGGCCTGACGGTGTTCCCCCAAAGGATGCTGAAGAACATAGAGTCCTCGGGCGGACTGATCTTTTCCCAGGCCCTGCTTTTAGCCCTGGTGGACAAGGGTTTTACCCGGGAACAGGCCTATGCCGCCGTCCAGAGGAACGCCATGCAGGTCTGGGAGCAGGGCGGGTCGCTTAAGGAACTGGCCATGCAGGACAATGAAATCAACCAAAAGATAAGCAGGGCTGAAATTGAAGAGATATTCAACATTAAAAAATTCCTGCGCAACGCCGATCATATTTACCAAAGAATAGAGCTCGGCTGA
- a CDS encoding diguanylate cyclase, whose protein sequence is MSVTIIAFGLAALFGVLWLVCIGGAGKKAAEVKDAQEQLARLKMEDRRQSELIQNLKSNMANLEKEKNERGRVFMVLLELARTLSGNIEQEKLPPLLLRIAQQLFDAEELIFFRPVKDGHVLAPAAQIGLDERTAKTLNIKVGDGYVGHCAAKKLVMTKEDFATESNLIKQHIENTRESGIAPVLCLPLVQHNVLLGLVSIGKITHRAKEERNMLMIYQSLGSMAMENARMFDQLYTKDRMTDLFNWRYFEERAQAELSRSKRFGHKLSFTLLDLDNFTPFIQANGTQASEKVLAKVGALLNEYVRKIDVSCRMSEDSFAVALLETERVQAVQFAEKIKKIIEESLVNIDQAFASQSLTVTLAVMTFPDDGFTMAEMFDAAALKIKDAQAKGGSRVIKNITEETV, encoded by the coding sequence ATGTCAGTGACCATAATAGCCTTTGGTCTGGCCGCCCTGTTTGGGGTGCTATGGCTGGTATGCATCGGCGGGGCCGGGAAGAAAGCGGCTGAAGTCAAGGACGCACAGGAGCAGCTGGCCAGGCTTAAAATGGAGGACAGGCGCCAGAGCGAGCTTATCCAGAACCTGAAGTCCAACATGGCCAACCTGGAAAAGGAAAAGAACGAGCGGGGCCGGGTGTTCATGGTGCTGCTGGAGCTGGCCCGGACCTTAAGCGGGAACATCGAGCAGGAAAAACTGCCGCCGCTGCTGCTACGGATCGCCCAGCAGCTGTTTGACGCCGAAGAATTGATTTTCTTCCGGCCGGTGAAGGACGGCCATGTGCTGGCTCCCGCCGCCCAGATAGGGCTGGACGAAAGAACGGCCAAAACATTGAACATCAAGGTCGGCGACGGCTATGTGGGGCATTGCGCGGCCAAGAAACTGGTGATGACCAAGGAGGATTTTGCCACCGAAAGCAACCTGATCAAACAGCATATCGAGAACACCAGGGAAAGCGGGATCGCCCCGGTATTATGCCTGCCTTTGGTGCAGCATAATGTCCTTTTGGGGCTGGTGTCCATCGGCAAAATAACCCACCGGGCCAAGGAGGAGCGCAACATGCTGATGATCTACCAGAGCCTGGGGTCCATGGCCATGGAGAACGCCAGGATGTTCGACCAGCTGTATACCAAGGACCGGATGACCGACCTGTTCAACTGGCGCTATTTTGAGGAACGGGCCCAGGCCGAGCTGTCGCGGTCCAAGCGGTTCGGGCACAAACTTTCCTTCACCCTGCTGGACCTGGACAACTTCACTCCCTTCATCCAGGCCAACGGCACCCAGGCCTCCGAGAAGGTGCTGGCCAAGGTGGGGGCCCTGCTTAACGAGTACGTCCGCAAGATCGATGTCTCCTGCCGGATGTCCGAGGATTCCTTTGCCGTGGCCCTGCTGGAGACCGAGCGGGTGCAGGCGGTGCAGTTCGCCGAGAAGATCAAGAAGATCATCGAGGAATCGCTGGTCAACATCGACCAGGCCTTCGCCTCCCAGAGCCTGACCGTGACCCTGGCGGTGATGACCTTCCCCGACGACGGGTTCACCATGGCCGAGATGTTCGATGCGGCCGCCCTGAAGATCAAGGATGCTCAGGCCAAAGGGGGCAGCCGGGTGATCAAGAACATCACCGAGGAAACTGTCTAA
- a CDS encoding phosphatidylserine decarboxylase family protein: MRIAPEGFATIAIAFLLAAAALFAWMFWRGPLLLYLTLGFSIVFLFMVYFFRDPARSGSFGPGQIASPADGRVVIVRETEDAFLHKQKVLQVSIFLSPMDVHINRIPVTGKVIYQQYHPGKFLPAFEEKASLNNEQMHLGIETPYGKILMKQIAGILARRVVCYPKLGDSVTVGQRMGLMKFGSRIDLMLPLGTKVNVKVGDKVKGGVTLIGELVHQNNI, encoded by the coding sequence ATGAGAATCGCGCCCGAGGGTTTTGCCACCATAGCCATAGCCTTTTTGCTGGCCGCCGCCGCCCTTTTTGCCTGGATGTTCTGGCGGGGACCGTTGCTGCTGTACCTTACCCTGGGTTTTTCTATTGTTTTCCTTTTCATGGTCTACTTCTTCCGCGACCCGGCCCGCAGCGGCAGTTTTGGGCCGGGGCAGATAGCCTCGCCGGCCGACGGCCGGGTGGTGATCGTCCGGGAGACCGAGGATGCATTTCTCCACAAACAAAAGGTCTTGCAGGTCAGCATCTTTTTGTCGCCGATGGACGTCCACATCAACCGGATACCGGTCACCGGCAAAGTGATATACCAGCAGTACCATCCGGGAAAGTTCCTGCCGGCTTTTGAGGAAAAGGCATCTTTGAACAACGAGCAGATGCATTTGGGGATCGAGACACCTTACGGGAAAATACTGATGAAGCAGATCGCCGGGATCCTGGCCCGCCGGGTGGTCTGCTATCCGAAGCTCGGGGACTCTGTAACCGTCGGGCAGAGGATGGGGCTGATGAAGTTCGGCTCCCGGATTGATCTGATGCTGCCGCTGGGGACCAAGGTCAATGTCAAGGTGGGGGATAAGGTCAAGGGCGGAGTGACGTTAATTGGTGAATTGGTCCACCAGAATAATATTTAA
- the pssA gene encoding CDP-diacylglycerol--serine O-phosphatidyltransferase: MSPHKIKTPSFLPSIFTSGNLFCGMLAVMEAFRGNSNRGAWLIILAAFFDSTDGMVARLTHQTSRFGVELDSLSDMVSFVLAPVMLIYPLCLMDLNLAGVLAGFAFVVSGAIRLARFNVEQKNLLEKGGFIGLPTPAAGGAVAGYLIFSNYLQIDLIAPVLMPFFLALLALLMVSPVEYPPFPKLASRNVKSYFIYSLLVLAMIGLVIRPQLVIFPVLFLYILFGLIRRLVVKIASKRRKTPIPSH; the protein is encoded by the coding sequence ATGTCTCCACACAAAATCAAAACCCCGTCCTTCCTTCCCAGCATCTTCACCAGTGGCAACCTGTTCTGCGGGATGCTGGCCGTGATGGAAGCCTTTAGGGGCAACAGCAACCGGGGGGCCTGGCTGATCATCCTGGCGGCCTTCTTCGATTCCACCGACGGGATGGTGGCCCGGCTGACCCACCAGACCAGCCGCTTTGGGGTGGAGCTGGACTCGCTTTCGGACATGGTCTCCTTTGTGCTGGCCCCGGTGATGCTGATCTACCCGCTGTGCCTGATGGACCTGAACCTGGCCGGGGTTCTGGCCGGATTTGCCTTCGTGGTCTCCGGAGCCATCCGGCTGGCCCGTTTTAACGTGGAGCAGAAGAACCTGCTGGAGAAGGGCGGGTTCATCGGCCTGCCCACTCCGGCCGCCGGCGGGGCCGTGGCCGGATATCTGATATTCTCCAACTACCTGCAGATCGACCTGATCGCCCCGGTGCTGATGCCGTTCTTTTTAGCCCTGCTGGCCCTGCTGATGGTCAGCCCGGTGGAATATCCGCCTTTTCCCAAGCTGGCATCCAGGAACGTAAAATCCTATTTCATCTACAGCCTGCTGGTGCTGGCCATGATCGGCCTGGTTATCCGGCCCCAACTGGTGATCTTCCCGGTGCTGTTCCTGTACATACTGTTCGGACTGATCCGGAGGCTGGTGGTAAAGATCGCCAGCAAAAGAAGAAAGACACCTATACCCAGCCACTAA
- the purS gene encoding phosphoribosylformylglycinamidine synthase subunit PurS: protein MTAEIRVTLRDGVLDPQGTTLNRSLENIGYKGLKDVRMGKLIQLTLDLNDRAQAQKLVEELCQKVLTNPVIEQYQFTIGESK, encoded by the coding sequence CTGACGGCAGAGATCCGCGTTACCTTGAGGGATGGCGTGCTGGACCCCCAGGGAACCACGCTCAACCGCTCCCTGGAGAATATCGGTTATAAGGGGCTGAAGGACGTCCGGATGGGCAAGCTTATCCAGCTGACCCTGGACCTGAACGACCGGGCTCAGGCCCAGAAGCTGGTGGAAGAACTGTGCCAGAAGGTGCTGACCAACCCGGTGATAGAACAATACCAATTCACCATCGGGGAGAGCAAATGA